Proteins encoded together in one Salvelinus fontinalis isolate EN_2023a chromosome 6, ASM2944872v1, whole genome shotgun sequence window:
- the LOC129857569 gene encoding zinc-binding protein A33-like isoform X1 — protein sequence MSFNSLSLSLPLSSLLSPSLLLHQEYLVCFPVSSGEIGMYKNHIKDTNNNCNKSLLLDHKEKLIQAIKRIKHEVDECWEAERETYIWSVGVERCFDNLEREVRAEFQNLHRFLDEEETMDMERLKKEKEKRVKLLREREKKIAMQGRDLERGIATLNNKLAEEDSPKLLKEIQDLLKRSQVAFIPPPQVDVEVRSAHFVGPIQYRIWKHMKSCLYPNITEVTFDPETAHPLLTLSPSCTSVWFEEDKVIPKASEEEQPPNPRCFHYYYSVMGREGFITGRHYWEVEVGCKTAWRLGVAREDVHRGEMDSSGTSNGLWTLSLKGGAILACTDPKPIKVLVSIKPVRIGVFLDCEKEEVAFYNAVTMTPLYTFSMETVFVPLIPFYNPCDTDDGRNLGPLNLFSPSI from the exons ATGTCCTTCAATTCTCTGTCACTGTCCCTCCCTCTTTCAtctttactctctccctctcttttattACACCAAGAGTACCTCGTTTGCTTTCCAGTCTCATCAGGAGAAATTGGAATGTACAAAAATCACATAAAAGACACCAACAACAATTGCAATAAAAGCCTTCTCCTTGACCATAAG GAGAAGCTGATCCAGGCTATTAAAAGAATAAAGCATGAGGTAGACGAGTgctgggaggcagagagagagacgtacatATGGTCTGTTGGTGTAGAG aGATGTTTTGATAATCTGGAACGGGAGGTCCGAGCTGAGTTCCAGAACCTCCATCGCTTCCTGGACGAAGAGGAGACCATGGACATGGAGCGACtgaagaaggagaaagagaagagggtgaAGCtgcttagggagagagagaagaagatcgCCATGCAGGGAAGAGATCTAGAGAGAGGCATTGCCACGCTGAACAACAAACTGGCCGAGGAGGATAGTCCCAAACTGCTCAAA GAGATTCAAGACCTCTTGAAAAG gTCCCAGGTGGCTTTCATACCCCCTCCGCAGGTGGATGTGGAGGTGCGATCAGCACACTTTGTGGGGCCCATCCAGTACAGGATATGGAAACACATGAAGAGCTGCCTGTACCCAA atatcACCGAAGTGACCTTTGACCCAGAGACAGCCCACCCCCTCCTCACACTCTCCCCCAGCTGCACTTCTGTGTGGTTCGAGGAGGACAAAGTTATCCCCAAGGCCTCGGAGGAGGAGCAGCCACCCAACCCCCGCTGCTTCCACTACTACTATAGTGTCATGGGCCGAGAAGGCTTCATCACCGGACGCCATTACTGGGAGGTGGAGGTGGGCTGCAAGACAGCGTGGCGGCTGGGTGTGGCCAGGGAAGACGTCCACCGGGGGGAGATGGACTCCAGCGGGACCAGTAACGGTCTCTGGACCCTATCCCTGAAGGGAGGGGCCATCTTGGCCTGTACAGACCCCAAACCCATCAAGGTCCTGGTGTCCATCAAGCCCGTCCGGATCGGAGTGTTCTTAGACTGTGAGAAGGAGGAAGTAGCATTCTATAACGCTGTTACCATGACGCCACTGTACACATTCTCCATGGAAACGGTGTTCGTTCCGCTGATCCCCTTCTATAACCCGTGTGACACGGACGATGGGAGGAACCTGGGTCCCCTAAATCTCTTCAGCCCCTCTATATGA
- the LOC129857569 gene encoding zinc-binding protein A33-like isoform X2: MDPSLQPSCVWREREKAAVEYLVCFPVSSGEIGMYKNHIKDTNNNCNKSLLLDHKEKLIQAIKRIKHEVDECWEAERETYIWSVGVERCFDNLEREVRAEFQNLHRFLDEEETMDMERLKKEKEKRVKLLREREKKIAMQGRDLERGIATLNNKLAEEDSPKLLKEIQDLLKRSQVAFIPPPQVDVEVRSAHFVGPIQYRIWKHMKSCLYPNITEVTFDPETAHPLLTLSPSCTSVWFEEDKVIPKASEEEQPPNPRCFHYYYSVMGREGFITGRHYWEVEVGCKTAWRLGVAREDVHRGEMDSSGTSNGLWTLSLKGGAILACTDPKPIKVLVSIKPVRIGVFLDCEKEEVAFYNAVTMTPLYTFSMETVFVPLIPFYNPCDTDDGRNLGPLNLFSPSI; this comes from the exons ATGGACCCTAGTCTTCAGCCAAGCTgcgtgtggagagagagggagaaggctgCTGTTG AGTACCTCGTTTGCTTTCCAGTCTCATCAGGAGAAATTGGAATGTACAAAAATCACATAAAAGACACCAACAACAATTGCAATAAAAGCCTTCTCCTTGACCATAAG GAGAAGCTGATCCAGGCTATTAAAAGAATAAAGCATGAGGTAGACGAGTgctgggaggcagagagagagacgtacatATGGTCTGTTGGTGTAGAG aGATGTTTTGATAATCTGGAACGGGAGGTCCGAGCTGAGTTCCAGAACCTCCATCGCTTCCTGGACGAAGAGGAGACCATGGACATGGAGCGACtgaagaaggagaaagagaagagggtgaAGCtgcttagggagagagagaagaagatcgCCATGCAGGGAAGAGATCTAGAGAGAGGCATTGCCACGCTGAACAACAAACTGGCCGAGGAGGATAGTCCCAAACTGCTCAAA GAGATTCAAGACCTCTTGAAAAG gTCCCAGGTGGCTTTCATACCCCCTCCGCAGGTGGATGTGGAGGTGCGATCAGCACACTTTGTGGGGCCCATCCAGTACAGGATATGGAAACACATGAAGAGCTGCCTGTACCCAA atatcACCGAAGTGACCTTTGACCCAGAGACAGCCCACCCCCTCCTCACACTCTCCCCCAGCTGCACTTCTGTGTGGTTCGAGGAGGACAAAGTTATCCCCAAGGCCTCGGAGGAGGAGCAGCCACCCAACCCCCGCTGCTTCCACTACTACTATAGTGTCATGGGCCGAGAAGGCTTCATCACCGGACGCCATTACTGGGAGGTGGAGGTGGGCTGCAAGACAGCGTGGCGGCTGGGTGTGGCCAGGGAAGACGTCCACCGGGGGGAGATGGACTCCAGCGGGACCAGTAACGGTCTCTGGACCCTATCCCTGAAGGGAGGGGCCATCTTGGCCTGTACAGACCCCAAACCCATCAAGGTCCTGGTGTCCATCAAGCCCGTCCGGATCGGAGTGTTCTTAGACTGTGAGAAGGAGGAAGTAGCATTCTATAACGCTGTTACCATGACGCCACTGTACACATTCTCCATGGAAACGGTGTTCGTTCCGCTGATCCCCTTCTATAACCCGTGTGACACGGACGATGGGAGGAACCTGGGTCCCCTAAATCTCTTCAGCCCCTCTATATGA
- the ino80e gene encoding INO80 complex subunit E isoform X1, which translates to MNGQADMEVDYKQKYKNLKRKLKFLVYEQECFQEELRRSQRKLLKVSRDKSFLLDRLLQYERVDEDSSDSDATASSENSEGDGTRERDGGKKRRSSPGVGLPSSSHLSLLSRSGVNSLQSSGSTPYLNTLPFPPEYLAPPAERMKKERKTKAPKHKKETSGKVVAPLAANYPAGPTAPPTSSASFNWVPRQMLSGDAAEEEGESDGDSDRGDDDRGEGEEADLVIDIPNE; encoded by the exons ATGAACGGTCAAGCCGATATGGAGGTGGACTACAAGCAGAAATACAAAAATCTCAAACGCAAATTGAAATTCCTGGTTTAT GAGCAGGAGTGTTTTCAGGAAGAGCTCAGAAGATCCCAGAGGAAGTTGCTCAAAGTGTCCAGAGATAAAAG TTTTCTGTTGGACCGACTGTTACAATACGAGCGGGTGGACGAGGACTCCTCAG ATTCTGATGCCACAGCCTCTTCTGAGAACAGTGAAGGAGATGGCaccagggagagagacggaggaaagAA GAGAAGAAGTAGCCCTGGCGTAGGCCTTCCttcatcctcccatctctctctcctctctcgttctGGAGTGAACTCTCTCCAGTCGTCCGGCAGTACCCCCTACCTCAACACA TTGCCCTTCCCACCAGAGTATTTGGCTCCACCAGCTGAGAGaatgaagaaagagagaaagacaaaggcgCCCAAACACAAGAAAGAGACAtcggggaag GTGGTGGCCCCTCTAGCAGCCAACTACCCAGCGGGCCCGACTGCCCCTCCCACATCCAGCGCCTCGTTCAACTGGGTGCCCAGGCAGATGCTGAGTGGAGACGCggcggaggaggagggagagagtgacggAGACTCAGACAGAGGAGACGACgacaggggggaaggagaagaggcTGACCTTGTCATCGATATCCCCAAcgagtga
- the ino80e gene encoding INO80 complex subunit E isoform X2, translating into MNGQADMEVDYKQKYKNLKRKLKFLVYEQECFQEELRRSQRKLLKVSRDKSFLLDRLLQYERVDEDSSDSDATASSENSEGDGTRERDGGKKRRSSPGVGLPSSSHLSLLSRSGVNSLQSSGSTPYLNTVVAPLAANYPAGPTAPPTSSASFNWVPRQMLSGDAAEEEGESDGDSDRGDDDRGEGEEADLVIDIPNE; encoded by the exons ATGAACGGTCAAGCCGATATGGAGGTGGACTACAAGCAGAAATACAAAAATCTCAAACGCAAATTGAAATTCCTGGTTTAT GAGCAGGAGTGTTTTCAGGAAGAGCTCAGAAGATCCCAGAGGAAGTTGCTCAAAGTGTCCAGAGATAAAAG TTTTCTGTTGGACCGACTGTTACAATACGAGCGGGTGGACGAGGACTCCTCAG ATTCTGATGCCACAGCCTCTTCTGAGAACAGTGAAGGAGATGGCaccagggagagagacggaggaaagAA GAGAAGAAGTAGCCCTGGCGTAGGCCTTCCttcatcctcccatctctctctcctctctcgttctGGAGTGAACTCTCTCCAGTCGTCCGGCAGTACCCCCTACCTCAACACA GTGGTGGCCCCTCTAGCAGCCAACTACCCAGCGGGCCCGACTGCCCCTCCCACATCCAGCGCCTCGTTCAACTGGGTGCCCAGGCAGATGCTGAGTGGAGACGCggcggaggaggagggagagagtgacggAGACTCAGACAGAGGAGACGACgacaggggggaaggagaagaggcTGACCTTGTCATCGATATCCCCAAcgagtga
- the LOC129857571 gene encoding endonuclease domain-containing 1 protein-like: MLLLRWCPAGVSVSTAGWILLGLTLTLELSLPVTALSEPDPGFSLCRQSFYRQTPPLGGGALLTPICHRLPGGQSFATLYHPTCDAAVYSAFHLSQGWGERGGKEERTEKEEEDARGEEKEDEGSQSPPLVMTPALLRGDVAGGKPQAHSDSPLHQWDSLVTELIQSSVLPQCGSTGGQLYVLTGATGLRLGPGMEEGGNEGCEAGVQWSAVCCAGPEGQSGFSVGVVRETGGVERVVSVKELEHMIGVTDLFSEGCGEADGDTEGDIGILLSDAMVGVVEKQKAVARPDAIEETLDETTDRSLEALPADTEPLIPPSEDNETLASESDTESPGNPLVYIITSSVSLLMAPLRPVVSTLIEIPGQVAFVLQEDLGVLSALPGDILSVFYNMASDLVSGVGSVTGLILGVGEMCLSTLYCITAPLVGSLFTSCQDGVTGVGTLAWDGVGIFGRIFDNAWWVSRVVGDQAWEQGGGYVGSVVSEMGGQVKAVGGGMGKLAWRCGNGVGNIVSLAGGLVVGSAETVVENVMEAFGQDQNGGWFRSTENVHQ, translated from the exons ATGCTGCTACTGCGGTGGTGTCCTGCTGGTGTCAGTGTCAGTACTGCAGGCTGGATCTTGCTGGGGCTGACTCTGACTCTGGAGCTGTCTCTACCAGTCACGGCACTATCAGAACCAGACCCAGGCTTCTCCCTCTGCAGACAGAGCTtctacagacagaccccccctCTGGGCGGGGGGGCCCTCCTGACCCCCATCTGTCACAGGCTGCCAGGGGGACAGTCGTTCGCCACGCTCTACCACCCGACCTGTGACGCAGCTGTTTACTCTGCCTTTCATCTCAGCcaaggatggggggagagaggaggaaaggaggagagg acagagaaggaggaagaggatgccagaggggaggagaaagaggacgAAGGGTCCCAGAGTCCTCCCCTGGTGATGACCCCAGCCCTGCTCCGAGGGGATGTGGCGGGGGGTAAACCCCAAGCTCACTCTGACTCTCCCCTTCACCAGTGGGACTCCCTGGTCACAGAGCTGATCCAGAGCAGCGTTCTGCCCCAGTGTGGCTCCACAGGGGGCCAGCTCTACGTCCTGACAGGGGCCACAGGGCTCAGGCTGGGGCCCGGGATGGAGGAGGGTGGGAATGAGGGGTGTGAGGCTGGGGTGCAGTGGTCTGCAGTGTGCTGTGCTGGCCCAGAGGGACAGAGTGGGTTCAGTGTGGgggtagtgagagagacaggtggagtgGAGAGGGTGGTGAGTGTTAAGGAGCTGGAACACATGATTGGAGTGACAGATCTATTTTCAGAGGGTTGCGGGGAAGCAGATGGGGACACGGAGGGAGACATAGGGATACTGCTCAGTGATGCGATGGTTGGAGTCGTAGAAAAGCAGAAAGCAGTCGCAAGGCCAGACGCCATTGAGGAAACACTAGATGAGACTACTGATCGAAGCCTAGAGGCACTACCTGCTGACACAGaacctctcatccctccctcagaGGACAACGAGACACTGGCCTCTGAGTCGGACACAGAGTCGCCCGGCAACCCTCTGGTGTATATCAtcacctcctctgtctccctgctcaTGGCCCCTCTACGCCCTGTAGTCTCCACCCTCATTGAGATCCCTGGACAG GTGGCCTTTGTCCTACAGGAGGACCTGGGGGTCCTGTCTGCCCTGCCAGGCGACATCCTCTCTGTGTTCTACAACATGGCGTCTGACCTGGTGTCTGGAGTCGGCTCAGTCACAGGCCTGATACTTGGAGTGGGGGAGATGTGCTTGTCCACTCTGTACTGCATTACAGCCCCTCTCGTTGGCTCCCTGTTCACCAGCTGCCAGGACGGGGTCACAGGGGTGGGCACCCTGGCCTGGGATGGGGTGGGCATATTCGGGAGGATCTTTGACAACGCCTGGTGGGTGTCCAGGGTGGTTGGGGACCAGGCGTGGGAGCAGGGTGGGGGGTATGTGGGGTCGGTGGTGTCTGAGATGGGAGGGCAGGTGAAGGCAGTGGGTGGGGGAATGGGGAAGCTGGCGTGGAGGTGTGGGAATGGGGTGGGGAACATAGTGAGTTTGgcaggagggctggtagtagggAGTGCGGAAACGGTTGTGGAGAATGTGATGGAGGCCTTTGGGCAGGACCAGAACGGTGGATGGTTTAGGTCTACAGAGAATGTTCATCAATAA